In Alkalinema sp. FACHB-956, the sequence GTAACACCAGTATTTCTAAGTACTAGTTACGAGGTTTACTAAGGCGTGATAGGAGAACTCAATTAAGGGCTTTTGCGTAGGAGTAATTAATTAAGTTATCGTAGAAATACGTAATAGGTTGTGTGCGCCCCTCCAAGCTGGATCAGGTCAGTGCTTGACAAAGTCGGTGGTTGACAAAGTCGGTGGTTGATAAAGTCAGTGCTTGACAAAGTCAGTGCTTGACAAAGTCAGTTCCCAAAAGGTTGTGGGGTCACTAAGGGCCTTTTGTCGTTATTCTCCTCAGGTCAGGGTGCTTTCTACTCGCGTTGTTTACTACTTACATTGTTTTCTACTGGCACTGTCTAGGTTTCAAAGGTTACACAGCCAAGAAAGTATCTAATTTTATAAAGTCATTCAGGTGGTCGGTTCTTATCTCTCTCAGTCGCCCAGCCCACGGTTTGTCCGGTTGCGCGATCGTTTCAACCTAGGCTCAGCCGAATCTATTTAGGTGCAATCCCAATCTAGGCGCAAAGTTTTGTTGGCTTTCCTGTTCCTATCTACGAAGACTTGCGGATTATGCTGGTTTCTGAACAATCGTTATCTCACTCAGCTGTAAAGACTGTGCTGCCGGATCCAGGACTCCTGCCGGGGCCACTTTCCCCAGTGCCGGTGCCCAATCCCGGTTTACCCAATGTGATTGCTTCGCGCCAAGAAGTCGCCTTCATTGATGGCCAAATCCAGGAGTATCAGAAGCTTTTGCCGGGAATTCGCCGAGGGGTGGAGGTCGTTATTCTAGATCCCCAAACCAATGGCCTGAACCAAATTACGGAAGTTCTGGCCCAAAAAACGGAATTATCTGCTATCCACATCATTAGCTATGGCGATACTGGCAAGCTTTATTTAGGGAATAGTCAACTCTCTGTAGGCAACCTCGCCAAAAATGCAAATACCCTGGCAGCCTGGCAGCAATCCCTATTACCGGGAGCCGACGTGCTGTTGTATGGCTCTAATATCGCTGCGGGAGATGTCGGTAATCAGTTTATTCAGGATCTCAGCAAACAATTAGGGGCAGATATTGCGGCTTCCGATGACGTAACGGGTAAAGCCTCTCTCCAGGGAGATTGGAGATTAGAGGTGCAGACGGCTCCCTTGGCCACTAGTCTGGCGGTGCGCAATTCCGTCCTCCAAGCCTATGACTATACGTTGAGCGCCCCGCCTGCCATGCAAGCCTGGAAAGACTGGGAACCCACTCCACCGATCGCCCCGCCACCCTCCCTATCAGAACCTTTAGATCCTTCCGCCGCACTGCCGGAGCTCGTTGCTGCGCCCCCCGCCTTGGAGGCTCCATCTCCGTTGCCTAATTCCCCCGCCAATCCCTCGACAGATCCGCCTAACCTATCCAGTAACCTACCTGATCCCGTCTTGGCTCTCCCCAGTCCACCGCCCCAAGTAACCATCACGCAGGAGCCGATTCCGGAAGTTCCTACCGGAGAATTACTACAAGTTCCTGGCGGAGATCTACTAACCACGGTGTAATCAGATAGCGGCACAATAGAAAGCGGCACAATAGAAACACAATAAAAAACAGTCTGCCGTCGCTAGGAAGGTTCATGGTCTGGCAAGAAATTGCAGGAAATTGGGTGTTGTTGCCGCCGCGCCCGATCGCGATCGTTCATTTTTTGGGGGGAGCCTTTGTCGCTACTGCCCCCCAGTTAACCTATCGTCGTCTTTTAGAATGTTTGGCGCGATCGGGCTATGGGATTGTGGCGACCCCATTTATTAACACGTTTGATCACATTGGCATTGCTGAAAATGTCCTGTGGAGTTTCGATCGGGCCTTGCACCAATTGCAAAAAACTGGACAAGTGTCGGATCAACTGCCGATCTATGGTTTAGGGCATAGCATGGGCTGCAAGTTACACCTCCTCATTGGCAGTGTGTTTGAAGTGCAGCGATCGGGCAATCTGTTGATGGCCTTTAACAACTTTGCAGCCCGGGATTCGATTCCTTTGATGGATCAGTTCTCCCAAGTCGTGCAACAGTTTGCCCCCCCCTTGGCCCCGGCCACGATGGTTGACTTTACGCCCTCTCCGGACGCAACCAATCAACTCATTGCTCAGCAATACGCCGTTCCTCGGAATTTATTGATCAAGTTCAGTAACGACACCCTCGATCAAACGCGATCGCTGGCCAATATCTTGCAAACCCGGTTCCCCGATCAACTCACCCTCTGTAAATTGAAAGGGAATCATCTAACCCCAGTTGCACAGGATTTACAGTGGGAAACGGGCACCGTCTTTACCCCATTGGACGCGATCGGGCAGTGGGTGCGTCAGGAGGTCTTTCGAGAATTGCAACAATTAGAGCAGGCTCTCATAGACTGGCTGGAATTGGCCCTAGCCCTAGAAGGTAATTCGCCTCTGCGTTAATCTGCGTCAATACGAGTCATGGCAAGAATTCAGGTGCATTGTGCGATCGGCTAGGACGAACTGTCTTACAATGCAAAGGTGAGTCTTGTCATGAGAATTGATGCCGTTTGAGTCTATGTCGTCAGAGTTTTCTGCCCCCTTACCCATGCCTCCATCGCCCGTTCCCCAGGCTGAGCTGATGGATATCGATGCTGTCCAGCAAGCCCTTGGACGATCGCGTGCCTCCGTTTATCGCTATACCAATACGGATCCTGCCTTACTCAATCCCCCCTATGACGCCAAGCGACTGAATCCAGAACTGCGCTCCCACGCCAGCGAACCTTTGTTATTCCACCCGAATGAAGTGGCTCGCTTTGCCAAGGATATTCTTCGGGTCAAACAGGTGACGATCGAGGTGCAAAATCGGCCTCCCGACGCAACCCAGGAGCTCTTGCAAGCGATTTTGGCTGAATTGCAAGCGATCCACCATTGTTTAAAGCAATCAAGTTTAAAGTAGTCAAGCTTAAAGTAGTCAAGCTTAAAGTAGTCAAGCTTAAAGTAGTCAAGCTTAAAGTAGTCAAGCTTAAAGTAGTCAAGCTCCAAACAAAAGAAGGGATGTTGTGCGGTTGCAATCCTTAAGGCAGAGGCCAGAAGGCAGAATTGTCCTGCAAAAGTGCGGAATCCATAACATCGAATATCGTACTTATGCGATACCAAATTTTAGGTAGACCTCGTTAGAATGCTTTATGAAGCCTCGCAACTCCATCGTATGTTCATCATGTTTTGGTCATGAAATGGGTTGCAGAGGGATTTGCCATTTCTGGAAAATTTCTTGGCTTCGTTGAGTTGGGATAGACCCTAAAATATGCAAGCAAGCAGTCAGTCAAATTATTCTTCTGAGCCTCCACGACGTCCACTGGTTAATCTTTGTGGAGGCGCGATCGCCCTCCTGACGCTCGTTTCACCCCTATTAATCATTGCCGATAGCTCCTCTGTTCCGCCTAGAACTCCAGTCTCCGATCGGATCCCGTCCCACTCACCCACCAACCCCTTGATGACCCAGCAACGATAGGGAGCTTAAGCGCCTGTCATTCCAGCACTAGTTGCAGTTCAAGATTGCCCCAACAGCGGACAGTGAGCTAAAAAAGATGGTGAGAATTCACGCCCCTAGAGGGTCGGTATCCCTAACCATTCACCACTGTCCACCACACGCTATTATGGGAAAAAGTCTTGTAACGTCTTCCTGGAGTGGGTTCTATGACATCCTATGCTGCCTCGACTGCCCGAGCTGAGATGAGTGAACTCCGGCGTTTGAAGACCTTGCTGCCGCCGGAACTCCAAAGTTGGGTCACGATCGAGGTGGCAACGGCAGTCAATCCTCCCCTCATTACGTCTGAAGAAATCGGACGGGACGAAATTGAAATTCAGATCGATATGCCCAAGTGGGATCAGCTGGCGATCGATCAACGGAATTTACTGTTCTGGCATGAAGTCGGTCGGGTGCAAGCAGACACCGTACCCCGTGACGGCTGGGAAATGGCAGCCCTGGCGATCGGCCTAGGGGGTGCAGTCGGTGAACTGTGGGTTCAAGATGGTCTCCTGCTGCTGTTGGCGATGGGGCTGTCTGGGTTTGCTGGTTGGCGGCTCTACAACAAAAACAACGGTGAAAAGGTGTTGAAAGAAGCGATCGAGGCTGATGAGCGGGCGATTGCCCTAGCAACTCGGTTTGGCTATACCCTGCCCAATGCCTACAAAAGTCTAGGGAGTGCGCTCAAAACCTTGATTGAACAGACTCCTAAGAAAAAACTTCGCCAGCGCTATGAAGGTCGCTTAGCGGCTTTGAAAAAGAGTGCGGCTAAAGCCAAAGAAAGAATGCAACAACGGAGTCCTGCTGCCGAATTTGATTATTAATCTGGGGACTTTACCTTGGCAATTTAGTGAATAAATCATGAACTGCCGAGTTGGATTTTGGATCCCAGGCAGTACTGTTTCAGAATGGAATGGTAGCTATTTCAAGATTGAAAGGCTATCTCAATTAGGACTGAGTCAGAAACTGCTCTCAGTCCTCTATTTTTGTTTGGGAATTGATGAAAGGTGATTCATTGGTTAGAGATTCCCACCATTCTGTGACATTTCTATGATTGTGTGAGATTCCTATTATTCTGTGACATTTGTTCTGTGACATTTGTCCTGTAAGAGTCCCATGGTTCTGTGACATTCCCGTGATTTTCTTGTGTCTGCCCCGCGATCGCGATGCGCCAAGGGATGCGCCAAGGTTAAATCCAGGGATTGCAAATTAGGAGAAATCGGTCATGTTGTCGAAAGGATTTGAAATTGAAGTCTATACAGGCCGTCCCAATGGGGAAGTGGTCGGGTTATCCGATAAAATCGTTGCCGATTTGGATGGTTTTGTGCGAGAGCCCGATAACCGCAACGTAGAGTACACGACTGCTCCTAGTTATCGGTATGAGCGATCGCTATGTGATTTGCTGCAACCCCGATCTCGTCTAAGGCAATATCTCACTACCCTGGGAGACTACACGCTGATTCCTGGGAGCACCTTAGCCCTGGGAGGCACGGAGGCATTTCATCGATCGGATCCTAATAACCCCTACCACACCTATATTGAGCAGACCTACGGAACCAAGGTGGTGACTGCAAGTGTCCACATTAATATTGGGATTGAAGATCCAGAAATGTTGATGCGGGCCTGTCGGTTGGTTCGCCTAGAAGCGCCGCTATATCTTGCTTTGAGTGCTGCATCCCCCTTCCTCAATGGGGAAGTGACAGGATTTCACTCAAGCCGCTGGGCAGTCTTTCCAAAAACGCCGACTCAGGTCCCCCTGTTTGAAAGCCATGGCCACTTTATTCAATGGACTGAAGAGCAACTGCGTCTTGGCACCATGCAGAATGTCCGCCATCTCTGGTCATCGGTAAGGCCCAATGGCGATCGCCGTCCCTACAATTTGAATCGCTTAGAACTGCGAATTTGTGATCTCGTCAGCGATCCGATCGCCCTATTAGCCATCACGGCCCTCCTAGAAGCGCGCTTACTACAGTTGATGCATCATCCGGATTTAGATCCATTGCTGGCTAGTGATCTTCCCCTCGCTACGCGCGCTACAGAGTTAGTTGAAATGGCAGATGCCAACGAACAAGCGGCGGCTCAAGCCAGTTTGGACGCTCCACTACACCATTGGCAAGACGGTCGATCGATCCTGGCGAAGGACTGGATTGTGCAACTCTATGATGAAGTCTGGGATACCGCAAAACATCATGGTTTTAGCTGTTTTCTGCTGCCCCTGAAACGAATTTTGCGCCAGGGCAACGAAGCCCAACAATGGCTCCGAGAGAAAGATCAGGGGAGGGACACTGCACAAATCGTGCAGAAAGCAATTCTGTCGATGCAAGCGCGCGAACTCGAACTGCAAAGCGAAATTTGCCAACCCTGTGTTGCATAGTCTCTAGATTGATCGAAGAAAAAAGATTGTGCTGAACAATTTGCCCTAAACTCAACACGGATTAGCAAACGTAAAATCCTGCATGTTCAGAGAGTGGTTCAATTTCGATGGTGCTAAATGGCACTTATTGATTAATATATCTAATCATTGCCTCGCAGTTGACCACTCATTAATAAAATCTATTGTTCTTGCCCACAAATCAGCGGTTGTTGACTGTGGTTAGTTGGTCTGTTTGATTTACCCTAGAACTTTCTATGCCTCGGATTGTCCTTGTTCATCCAGAAATTCCACCGAATACTGGCAATATTGCTCGAACTTGTGCTGCTACTAAGACGGAGCTTCATCTAGTGGGGCCGCTTGGCTTTGAGCTGAGCGATCGCTACCTCAAACGGGCTGGATTGGATTATTGGCCCTATGTCAACCTCCAGTATCACGACTCCCTGGCTGACTTTCAGACCTACCAGCAGAAATTAGGCGGTCGTCTTTTAGCCTTTAGTACCCACGGAACAGTCAACTATGCGGACTACTGCTATCAGCCGGAAGATTGGTTGATGTTTGGTTGCGAAACCCAGGGATTGCCCAAGGAAGCCTTGGAACCCTGTGATGATATCCTGCGAATTCCCATGGCGGAACCCCAAGTGCGGAGCCTCAATCTATCGGTCAGTGTCGCGATCGGCTTGTTTGAAGCACGGCGTCAGTTGGGGCAACTAGTTGGTTAAGCCACCGTCGGTGAGGCCAATCTCAATTAGGTCAATCTCAATCCTTGGGCCAACCTCAATTCTTGAGACAACCTCAATGTTGGTGTACAGATTGCCCCAACGAGCCTCCCTTGGGTTGAGAACCTTGCCTAACATTTCCCCAAAAATTAATGCTAATTGGTTAACAAATCATGATGCATAAGTCAGGGCTGTCCCACAGATAGGAAAGTCTAATCAGTGAGTTCTTTTTCAGGCATTTCAGAGTGCCAGGATGGGCTTCCACCAAGGGATATCAGTTATTTTGGATGACCCGGACATGATTAGAAATTTGGTGACGACTCAGCCTCTGACTGTCAAACTGTTTGATTAAAAAAAACAATAGTAACTTCAGCGATCTCACTTAGTGATTTAGAAGCGAATTGTATCCAGTCTAGAAACTGAGGAAACTCTTCTTGTACGGTGTGAGGCTAAGTTCCGAAAAGCTGATGAATACTATCTTGCTGGTTTATCTCCTTGGCTGAGGTAATCACTGATTTATTCACAGCAAAAAGAAACTCTGTATACAGGCAAACAAAAGCTGTGTCGATCGAGTGGGCAGAAGTGTAATGGCCGCTACTCCTCGATTTCTGCACAGTCTCTCTGGAAACTGGGTGCAGAACTTTCTCGGGACTTTAACTACAGGACGCCACGGTTTACGCTGTGTGCTCTGTTACTGCAGTAATCTGTCGTGTAGATTACACACTTAAGTAACTTTACTTTTAGGTAAAGATTTCGAGCTGTAAGTTTCATCCTTGGTTGACACCACCTAAGAAAGTTTGCTATTTAATCTGGGCAAGTTCACATTGCATCATGTTGAGTAATCTCAAATTTGTCTAAGTAGACAAGAGTGGTGTAATCTGTCTTGGATGTTCTGTTCGCCTAGACTAAGAGGCTAGATGACAAATTCTTCATCTGGTCAGTGATGAGTCAAGGGCAGCAAGCTGAAATGGCTCGAGGACAGTTAAACGCTGGACATTGAGGAGGTCGTTTTTTGAAACGTACAATTCCACAGAAGGTCAGGTCTGTTCCTGCCTGTGCCGATGATGGTTCCGCTGCCATAGTGGAGCAAGTGAAGGACTCGAATCAGGAAGGGAATCGTCTTACCTACGGTTCCGTTGCGATGTTGGGGGTTGCGTTATCAGTGGGGACTTGTGGCCTACTGGTACCCCAGAAAGCTCACGCAGCAACCAGTCAAGACCCTGGTAAATCTGAGCCTGTCTCAACTGAGCCATCTGCTCAAACTGCGCCTGATCTCTCTC encodes:
- a CDS encoding DUF4347 domain-containing protein, with the protein product MLPDPGLLPGPLSPVPVPNPGLPNVIASRQEVAFIDGQIQEYQKLLPGIRRGVEVVILDPQTNGLNQITEVLAQKTELSAIHIISYGDTGKLYLGNSQLSVGNLAKNANTLAAWQQSLLPGADVLLYGSNIAAGDVGNQFIQDLSKQLGADIAASDDVTGKASLQGDWRLEVQTAPLATSLAVRNSVLQAYDYTLSAPPAMQAWKDWEPTPPIAPPPSLSEPLDPSAALPELVAAPPALEAPSPLPNSPANPSTDPPNLSSNLPDPVLALPSPPPQVTITQEPIPEVPTGELLQVPGGDLLTTV
- a CDS encoding DUF1350 family protein, whose translation is MVWQEIAGNWVLLPPRPIAIVHFLGGAFVATAPQLTYRRLLECLARSGYGIVATPFINTFDHIGIAENVLWSFDRALHQLQKTGQVSDQLPIYGLGHSMGCKLHLLIGSVFEVQRSGNLLMAFNNFAARDSIPLMDQFSQVVQQFAPPLAPATMVDFTPSPDATNQLIAQQYAVPRNLLIKFSNDTLDQTRSLANILQTRFPDQLTLCKLKGNHLTPVAQDLQWETGTVFTPLDAIGQWVRQEVFRELQQLEQALIDWLELALALEGNSPLR
- a CDS encoding resolvase: MPPSPVPQAELMDIDAVQQALGRSRASVYRYTNTDPALLNPPYDAKRLNPELRSHASEPLLFHPNEVARFAKDILRVKQVTIEVQNRPPDATQELLQAILAELQAIHHCLKQSSLK
- a CDS encoding DUF3318 domain-containing protein, producing the protein MTSYAASTARAEMSELRRLKTLLPPELQSWVTIEVATAVNPPLITSEEIGRDEIEIQIDMPKWDQLAIDQRNLLFWHEVGRVQADTVPRDGWEMAALAIGLGGAVGELWVQDGLLLLLAMGLSGFAGWRLYNKNNGEKVLKEAIEADERAIALATRFGYTLPNAYKSLGSALKTLIEQTPKKKLRQRYEGRLAALKKSAAKAKERMQQRSPAAEFDY
- the gshA gene encoding glutamate--cysteine ligase, which encodes MLSKGFEIEVYTGRPNGEVVGLSDKIVADLDGFVREPDNRNVEYTTAPSYRYERSLCDLLQPRSRLRQYLTTLGDYTLIPGSTLALGGTEAFHRSDPNNPYHTYIEQTYGTKVVTASVHINIGIEDPEMLMRACRLVRLEAPLYLALSAASPFLNGEVTGFHSSRWAVFPKTPTQVPLFESHGHFIQWTEEQLRLGTMQNVRHLWSSVRPNGDRRPYNLNRLELRICDLVSDPIALLAITALLEARLLQLMHHPDLDPLLASDLPLATRATELVEMADANEQAAAQASLDAPLHHWQDGRSILAKDWIVQLYDEVWDTAKHHGFSCFLLPLKRILRQGNEAQQWLREKDQGRDTAQIVQKAILSMQARELELQSEICQPCVA
- the trmL gene encoding tRNA (uridine(34)/cytosine(34)/5-carboxymethylaminomethyluridine(34)-2'-O)-methyltransferase TrmL, with product MPRIVLVHPEIPPNTGNIARTCAATKTELHLVGPLGFELSDRYLKRAGLDYWPYVNLQYHDSLADFQTYQQKLGGRLLAFSTHGTVNYADYCYQPEDWLMFGCETQGLPKEALEPCDDILRIPMAEPQVRSLNLSVSVAIGLFEARRQLGQLVG